One segment of Streptomyces sp. NBC_00576 DNA contains the following:
- a CDS encoding ATP-binding protein, with translation MPTAVTTHQRRDTFHVPKRKQSVPDARSQVRKILSDWGIDSELACDVAAVSTELVANAIQHCRVTYARIEVTVCMRGDGLLVEVSDPDRGRVPALCLGDDQGESGRGLVLVAGLAEHWGHELRPFTKCVWAEFSVPEGTRVPVDA, from the coding sequence ATGCCCACCGCTGTTACAACACACCAGCGCAGAGACACGTTTCACGTCCCGAAACGAAAGCAGAGCGTGCCGGACGCACGGTCACAGGTGCGGAAGATCCTCAGCGACTGGGGCATCGACAGCGAACTCGCCTGCGATGTTGCCGCTGTCTCAACTGAGCTGGTCGCCAACGCCATTCAGCACTGCCGGGTGACGTACGCCCGGATCGAGGTCACTGTCTGCATGCGGGGTGACGGCTTACTGGTCGAGGTGTCGGACCCCGACAGGGGCAGGGTTCCGGCGCTCTGCCTGGGAGACGACCAGGGAGAGAGCGGGCGGGGGTTGGTCCTGGTCGCCGGCCTGGCTGAGCACTGGGGGCACGAGCTGCGGCCGTTCACCAAATGCGTATGGGCCGAGTTCTCTGTCCCCGAAGGGACCCGCGTACCGGTTGACGCATAA
- a CDS encoding DUF418 domain-containing protein codes for MGRNTTSRSQLIRITAAGLALGVPGAVFSAAASQGPLDESWQYLVLGVGMLTAPALSAAYASALLLLLRSSWGERTERLLTPAGRLALTTYLTQSVV; via the coding sequence ATCGGCCGGAACACCACGAGCCGCTCCCAGTTGATCAGGATCACCGCCGCAGGACTGGCACTGGGAGTCCCCGGCGCCGTCTTCTCCGCCGCCGCCTCACAGGGACCGCTGGACGAAAGCTGGCAGTATCTGGTACTCGGCGTGGGGATGCTGACGGCTCCGGCTCTGTCAGCCGCATACGCCTCCGCGCTCCTACTCCTGCTGCGCTCCTCGTGGGGTGAGCGGACCGAGAGACTACTCACCCCGGCCGGCCGCTTGGCGCTGACGACCTATCTGACACAGTCCGTGGTCTGA
- a CDS encoding VanZ family protein, with the protein MFSAIFQHHVGYLAVCTLVGLVLGGAAWTLARKRGNPHGAWWSGLTFTLTGVLGVTFMGGGSASGVCVLNHQFAEPFHTTQGLWNLAMMVPVSACALLAIRRPLPVLVGVIALPLAIEFTQATVNGLGRVCDSSDAEMNIIGGLIGLTVVAVALTIRHSLAWQAGIKGALIAFAALVLLGSGVARPMLAFTNVDGSSLADASSGQKQAVEGAVKEAFGDRYKIGKQYEQPCRDSPCTNIIFILHSREAGHSEDFGTGSLSWPDKKHLNVQLENSDRPTAMGYPVGGAKAPSTDAAASRIAKSYAQRQYPWALGATMSETSAVGTKAELGWITNWRWTHNDVLMPRMLDVQVDRAGRVSQIDVTLGPTRAKLPKAKLDAEQAEKAVNKAVAAQLQANGNAGAEFHTKAVTVKAVEQDGNWQPNWLVNVTWPSNGKGDDSQEQAAVEMYRVSAVTGQVYDAAGQPLKAS; encoded by the coding sequence GTGTTCTCCGCCATCTTTCAACACCATGTCGGCTATCTGGCCGTGTGCACACTGGTCGGCCTCGTTCTCGGCGGCGCAGCATGGACACTCGCCCGCAAGCGGGGGAACCCTCACGGGGCATGGTGGTCCGGGCTCACCTTCACTCTCACCGGCGTTCTCGGCGTCACTTTCATGGGCGGCGGCTCGGCCAGCGGCGTATGCGTCCTCAACCATCAGTTCGCCGAGCCTTTCCACACCACGCAAGGGTTGTGGAACCTCGCCATGATGGTGCCCGTCAGCGCCTGCGCACTCCTGGCCATCCGCCGCCCGCTGCCTGTCCTGGTCGGTGTCATCGCGCTGCCCCTGGCCATCGAATTCACCCAGGCCACCGTCAACGGCCTGGGGCGCGTGTGTGACAGCTCGGACGCCGAGATGAACATCATCGGCGGGTTGATTGGGCTCACCGTTGTCGCGGTTGCGCTTACAATCCGCCACTCGCTCGCCTGGCAGGCAGGCATTAAGGGCGCTCTGATCGCTTTCGCGGCGCTGGTCCTCCTGGGCTCGGGAGTGGCGCGTCCGATGCTCGCCTTCACGAACGTGGATGGCAGCAGCCTCGCCGACGCAAGTTCCGGCCAGAAGCAGGCCGTTGAGGGCGCCGTCAAGGAGGCGTTCGGTGACCGATACAAGATCGGCAAGCAGTACGAGCAGCCGTGTCGTGACTCCCCATGCACCAACATCATCTTCATCCTGCACAGCCGTGAAGCGGGGCACTCCGAAGACTTCGGTACCGGCAGCCTTTCCTGGCCGGACAAGAAGCACCTGAATGTACAGCTGGAGAACAGCGACCGGCCCACTGCCATGGGATACCCGGTGGGCGGCGCGAAAGCCCCGTCTACCGATGCAGCAGCCTCTCGAATTGCGAAGTCGTACGCCCAGCGACAGTACCCGTGGGCGCTGGGTGCGACCATGAGCGAAACGTCCGCTGTGGGCACAAAGGCCGAACTTGGCTGGATTACGAACTGGAGATGGACTCACAACGACGTTCTGATGCCCAGGATGCTGGACGTCCAGGTAGACAGGGCCGGGCGTGTATCTCAGATTGACGTCACCCTTGGTCCGACCCGGGCAAAGCTTCCCAAAGCCAAGCTTGACGCCGAGCAGGCCGAAAAGGCAGTAAACAAGGCGGTAGCGGCACAACTCCAAGCCAATGGAAACGCTGGCGCAGAATTCCATACCAAAGCAGTTACTGTAAAAGCGGTCGAGCAAGACGGTAATTGGCAGCCGAACTGGCTTGTGAACGTGACATGGCCCAGCAACGGAAAGGGCGATGATTCACAGGAGCAGGCAGCGGTTGAGATGTACCGCGTGAGCGCCGTGACTGGGCAGGTATACGACGCAGCCGGGCAGCCCCTCAAAGCCAGCTGA